TaaccaccaaaacccacatTTTGCCTAACCCACACTAAAACCTACCCCACCACCGTGGGGTTTGTGGAAGATCAAGACTGTGAACAAAACccaccactaaaaaaaaaaaagacccacgGCGAGCAAACACCAAACCCATGGTGAGCAAAACCTAGACACACGGCAAGTAGACCCACGACGACAAACCTAGAAACTATTTGGCCAAACTCCAGCCACCACAGAACCACCCATCCACCTCAGAAACACCAATCCATCCACCTCATCGATCCACTTCCAAACCCACGCCTACCACCATTACCCATGATCCACTAGCAACCCATAAACCTGAAACCGAAACCCATATAAAACACAAAATCTACAACCCATTAGTCAAACCACACTGCACTAGatgagatagagagaaaagTGAGAGGGAAGACCGGAAGAAATAGAAGGAGAgtgatgagagagaaaagagtgatgagagaaagagaaaatatactGAACAATTGAAAAAGtaagggcttgtttggatgcttttttttcaccactcaattttcgtcactcatcactcatcactttaAAATACACTACCCGTTTGGCACCATCACTCACTTGccatcactcaatatttttcacactGTTTGTGGGCCCCAGACTTGTCACTCGgtgcagtttttttttcccagtacCTAAACTCACCGaacctagtaaaaaaaaaaaaagagaacccCAGAAACCTGAACccagtgaaagaagaagaaaaaaaaagaagaaagaaagaactgaAGACCGAAAATTAGAGGTgatgaagaaccaaaaaaaaaagaaaagaaagaaacctaGAAACCCGAACCCagtgaaagaagaaggaaaaaaaaaccaagaaaatcgaacccagtgaaagaagaagaaaaaaaaaagaagaaagaaagaattgaagacCGAAAATTAGAGGTgatgaagaaccaaaaaaaaacccagaaacttGAACTCagtgaaagaagaaggaaaaaaaaaccaagaaaaccgaacccagtgaaagaagaagaaaaaaaaaagaagaaagaaagaactgaAGACCGAAAATTAGAGGTgatgaagaaccaaaaaaaaaaaaaggaagaacgAACTGATCGAACccataagaagaaagaaaagtggagaagaaaggaaaaaaaaaggtcaaaaggTGCGGTTGACCTGACTAGTGGGTCCCTTCATGtgtgtttaattacaaaaatgctattgaaaacagagttatggaaattgaaaacagctaaaatgtgttttcagtttccataactcataactcaaaaatcagagaattgagtgatggaaacaaaaaactGGAAACAGAGTTATGTGGTGCCAAACAGACTTCTCAGCTATTGGTCCCattatttttaagttatgagttatggaaatagAGTTATGGGTTATGGAAATTACTCATCCAAACAGCCTCTACGTTCCTATCTTGCTACAGTAAGTTCTATAAATCCAAACTTACTGTAGCAGGTTGCAAAAAATATTTAGGTTCCCATACCCGATTGGAGCTTCTTTTTATAGGTTTGGTGGGTAAAATAGCAATTTGGGGGGCTTTACACCCCCTAATGCTAGTGCTCTACCTATGATATGAacccaaatgccaaaaaaaaaaagaacaataaagTAAGTAACCCTATTTTGAATTACTATgggaatgaataaaaataaaaattgtattattatattataaaatgtgagtatttttttaggtagaataaaatgtGAGTACTTGAAAAAATAATACTCCCTCTGTCCAAATTGTTTGGCCTGTATtctattttgggatgtcccaaaattaTGTCTCATgtttcaaaaatcaaacaccGTTAATTTATTAACGTTTCTTTTATGCCCTTAATTGATTTGTGggagcatttttttaattaaaaaattaataacctaAATTTTGAAATCCGCTACACACGCCAtatttattcaaattaaaaataaataaaaaaacttcaGAGATAAGGCAGTTAATGATAAATTTCTTTAAGGTCAATTTAGgaaatttctaacttttttttaaaagagataaGGCAGTTAATAATGTTTCCTtaaatatttgggtttttctacTTAGGCAAAACAATTTGGGACGGAGagagtaataataataattagataGACTCacttaaatataagaaaaaatgtgtaaattgaGACGGttgattataataatttttatcatataattataaatgtatattttagagatttgatcaaaattttattaaaatttatttcattttcttttaatttctcttGAAGcaaaaaagagaggtgctacgtttacaacatttttacaacaaattataggtggttagttattattggttcaaatttgaacctaacactaagtgtgtgtttggataccgcttagtttgctgaaaactgaaaataataaaaaaaatcattttttggttactatttacttttaaaattactgttcacatgactatttgcactgttcatgtcccatgaacagtgcaataggcgttgagttgaaaaaaaaaaacttaaatgcaGGAGAAAAAACGCAAACGCTGGAGAATCCAAACGgagctctgtttgtttcagcattaatgttttctagaaaactgGTCATTTTctatacaatattttttggaaaactatctcattttccagtgtttggtaacgactttgaaaatgagtttgagaatgttttctagtgtttggtatgcacaaatattttttggaaaactatctcatttttttataaaactatctcattgtAACTATACCACTGCAATTTTTGTGGCTCTGGAACTCTAAGCATCAATACCAAGTGAATAGAAATACACATATTGCCAAGAGTGTTTAAGTTTTACCATCCTACACTTTTGTAGCAGATAACTTTCTCAGCTTTATGCCATGATTGAGCATGGCACTTACACTCTTAACCACCAAAATTATGCAATCAATATCCACTAGTAACAATGGCAAACCAATCATtccatattaaaataatttttagccAACAAAAGGACTAAAAGTTGCTTCCAGATCCACATACCCATGAAACAAAAGAACTAAAAGTTGAAAACCAATGCCCATTAAAATGATCTTGAAACCTACAAACTAGACGCCAAATAGTTTGATAAATACCAAAATGTCAAATTGTCCAAATAGAAAAGCataaattctaacaaaaatgcACCTACATAATCAAAATTGGTTTAAATAGTTGTCAAAGAATTTCTGCAGCCATTGTCTACGGAGCTTGTCATTTTTCAACATAAATGACCTTGCTTGTTTTTCATCCCCATTCAAATGGTCAAATGCAGCCGCAAGCATATTTTCTTCAAATCCATCCATCTTCATAACTTCTTCATAAAGACTACCAACATTTAGCTGATTTTCAGAAATCTTTTCTATTGCAGAGGCAACCTTACCAAGTTGTATAGACAAATCTTGGTAAACAGCATCTTCAATTATAGTAGCATGACTTCGTTTCTTGTGAGACCTTGTTTCATTTGAAGCCACATGTGAGGGATCAACTTGCTTCTTTTTGGATATGTCATCAACATCAGCATCAACAAGCGGAGGTGAGTCATCCAATTCTTCTACACCTATATCACCAACTCCCTTGGAAAAACCTCCTGTAGCCATATCCTTACCCACAACCAAAGACATCTCATCAAACATCTCAATTTTCTTGTTTAGAAATTGTGCATGATTTGAATGTGCCTGTGtaaagaaagggaaagaaacaatgaaaaagaaaaagaaaggaaaagagtcAAAAACTAATATGAGAGCAATaagaataatgaaaaaaatttaaactttacaATGATACAAACTAAAAAGTTTctacctataaaataaaaataataaaagtttctTACTGTGACTTCTTCATCATACACTGTCCTATCACAGGTGATCATTTTCAAATCATCATTCCATCCAAACCCGCTTTTCTTATTACGAAGTAATGCAATTGTATTCCAATTGGTTTTGAGTGTTTTAAAGCGATGTTCTACATGCTTTGGAGTACATTCAGTCATAAATTTCTCAGTAATTACTTCAGCTACTTTAGCATATGATGCATGTTTAAATGTGTTGGATTGCTTATTGCCATGACGAGCCTCATCTGCAAGTATCTCAAGTAATAAATTCTGCATTGGTTGTGACCGCCTGAAGTTGGTCTTGGTGTCCTTGACCTTTTGAGTATCCTTTGTATTTCCCATTGCAATTCTATTACAATGATATTTGTAAATTgtgcctggacccaaaaacacacgtgggctcaggcctaatgagccttaaacaatgaaatttgtagagtgtgggctcgcaatctagtttaatgatattcgaaacttgatgaacggGCTAAAGTATTACAGTGCttgcaaataaaagacaaactgggcaaaataaacctcctcggacgtaagccgatgacaaattatatattatttgtccttttctttctcaaaggGCACAATTCTTAATATTCATCTCCCTTCTTCTTTgccctctttcctccttaaatacttcttcttcttccttctttatccacgtgtcacacaaatcaccctattagccatttgtcccatccaccaccctctgggcGTCTTTAAATAacagcaagaaggctgacttctactattcaggggtcactcccccattaatgcggccagggaggtaggtgtagggtctttaatgtggaggtagcagccttttcataagatatttccCTTACACCGTTGTGTCTGGAGGGCGCTTaagtcccccttttaaccaacggtttttacgtaaccctgccttgatctttttggcgaatcccagggtcatcgtgggtctatccgaggagatattcgtactcggacgaatcctcggactgcTTGACTCATGGGCGGAGTTACGATtctaagaggcttttagtctaaaacaaactagcgcccatcaacaaagcccaatgcccaaatacttacttaggtccttttagtccccacaatattcacaagaaaaatgagacaaaaaggaaagaagaatataaacaatatttaatacaaaatatgaCTTGGGGGTGTcctgagaaacaaaaataattgtaacataAAAGTCTTGATaatatgaaaccaaaaaaatccaTTACACAACCAACTAATATAAAGAGTGTGAAATCACTCCATAGCATTATAATCCTCGTACATTTTACGACAAATATCATCCCGTTTTTGAACccattctctattttcttcttgGACTTCCCTTTGTGATTGTTGGACTCTTCTACTTGTACTGTCATTTGCAAGTGGACTACCACGAAGCCTGTTGCTCATAATTGAGTCTAAAGGGTCAACTCCTATTATATGATTGTGAATTATGCAACAAGctgaaaaatttattaataacaacCCGTAATAatttgttacttaaaatttattgggaaaatattaaaaatatagcattttttgcaaaaaaaaaaaaaaaaaaaaaaaaagaagatatttgaAACGTTAAAAAAAGGAATATTGTTTTCATCTCATTTAATATTTCCGAAGTGTGTtaagagttgagagagagagagaggagtagCTGGCTATTGCGGTGCGCCCCGAACCAGAAGAAATACAATTACAATCGAATTAGTCTGAGATGGAGGCAACACGAACACCAGCGGGTTCGGATCCTGtggcggaggaggaggaggaggatgatTCATCCTCCACAGTCCTCGACCTCACCAGCTTCCAGCTCCACGATCTCGAGTCAGTCGAGTTGCCCCTGAGTCTCACTGAGTTGGACCTCACTGCGAATCGTTTGTCCAGCTTGGACTCTCGGATTGGGACCCTCTCCAACCTCAAAAAGCTCTCTTTCCGCCAAAACCTAATCCACGATGACGCCCTCGAACCCATCTCTAGTTGGGACGCCTTGTCAGCTCTCGaggttttctatttttctatttccttGTCTTCAACTTTGGTTGGATataattatttacttttcttcttAATGCATGTGCCTGCTTTTCCTGCTGCTCTGTTTCAAATTAGCTgaaatttgttaatttggacttatcaaataaataaatgtctgCTTTTCTTGGGTCTATTATGCTTGGATTCTCAGAAAAATGTTTGAAAAGAGAAGTATAAGTTGAAAACCTTTAAGATATTAGGGTTTCTCATTTTGTGAGAAAATTGAAAGGggtacgtgtgtgtgtgtgtgtgtgtgtgtgtgtgggagtTTGGGCTGTGCTTGAAAATGCTCAGAAAatgtttgaaagaaaaataagccGAAAGCTTTGATGCTTGGATATTTCTGAATTTGGACCTGAGAAAAGGGGGTATGTTTGTGGTTTctcctcctccatctttattTGGAAGACTCTCTCAGCTCCGGTGATTCGTTTTTGTACCAGGCTAGTGGAAATGATGATTCTTCTACATCCATTATTTTACTACTCTACTGTGTAACTACTTGCTTGATTGACACCGAAGCTGTTATTTTGCAGGAACTGGTGCTTAGGGATAATAAGCTGATGAAAATTCCTGATGTCGGTATATTTAAGAAGCTTCTGGTTTTCGATGTTTCTTTCAATGAAATTACTTCCTTACATGGGCTGTGCAAGGTCTCCAACACACTCAAGGAACTCTATGTATCCAAAAATCAAGTTAGCAAAATTGAGGAGATTGACCACTTCTATGGTCTGCTCATTCTTGAACTTGGCTGCAACAGATTACGGGTTAGCTCTCTTCATTCTTAAAGAGTCTTTTTTATGCTAAACTAACAAGGCTTTATTGTGTACataattggtggatgcaatcctttgtatgattttttaattgtgCACCATTTGCTGAAAGGGTGAGGTATTGACTAGGATGGAACAACAATTTGTTGTATAGGTCTGTCTTTATTGGAGTATAGGCTCAATCCTTAATTAGTGTTTTGCTACTTCAGGTAATGGAGAACTTTCAGAACTTAACAAATTTACAGGAGTTATGGCTGGGACGAAATCGCATCAAAGTAGTAAACCTATGTGGTTTAAAATGCATCAAGAAGATTAGCTTGCAAAGCAATCGTTTAACTTCTACGAGAGGATTTGAGGTATGCCATCCAGCAATTGTGAGacagtatttcttttttcttttgactctCAAGGCATtatattacataaaagaatgcaCTGAACATTTTGTTTCGTTGATTGTTTCTATAAGGATTGTGTTGCCCTTGAAGAACTATACTTGAGCCATAATGGTATTGCTAAGATGGAAGGCCTATCATCTTTAGTCAACCTCCGGGTTTTGGATGTATCATCAAATAAGATAACACAAGTGAATGACATTCAAAACCTGACACAGTATGTTTAATATTTCCTTATCCTATGCTGTGGGTGGTATTCTCTTGTCTTCCATTGGTGATTTTACCACCTGAATGAATATCTGTTTACAGGTTAGAAGATCTATGGCTTAATGACAATCAAATAGAATCATTTGAAGACCTTGCTGAGGCTGTTGCTGGTTCGAAAGAGAAGCTAACCACTATCTACTTAGAGAACAATCCATGTGTATGTACATTCACATCTTGGAGAACTTAAATTTTTAAACTTAACTATTGCATTTGCCAGTACGCTTGGCTGTCTTTCTTGACTGTTCATGTATGTTGATTCTCATGTTTCCTTCCCTCTGGTTCTGCTTCCTGTTCTAGCTGTTCATTTGTAAATCAGAAAACGTCCTTGTCCTAAATGTTTTTACCTTTAAGCTCTTGTTGGGGGCACAAATTGTGTCACTTGTAGGCCATTGCAACTTGATCCATGATCTCTCAACTGTCCTCTTGTCCTAGAATGGCTTTAAATCAAGACACTCTCAATTGGtgtactagtttttttttttttttttttgtatgccTTCTTACCCCTTTTTCTATAAACTTCATGTTTCATGATTGCTCCTTGCTAAAACAGTGAGATGAAGCAACCTTCTTTGATGCCATCCTATACTTAGAAACTTGTTATGGTTTCCTTTTTTTGAATGCCATCATATGCCTCATGCTTGAAATTCATTTATCTAATAGATATCCTTAAGTTTCCTAAGAGGAGTCAGTGAAAACAGAGGAAGTGACAAATCAGTTTCTTCACTAGTGTTAACGTTAACGTTATAGATGGTAAATGGGCATTTAGAAAGTCTCATGTGCACCTATTTGGGGTATCATAGATTAGCTGATGATTATGTATCTCCAAAAGATGGTAGTGCTTATGTTATGGGTCTTATTATATCAGAATGTTTGAGAGCTaccttctttctcttcttgcttCTGTTGGGATTTCATTTAGGAGGTTACATCAATGACAGGTCCTATTTGTTAGCATTAGGCAAGTTTTCAACATAATTCTGAATGATTCATtcactttttgttgaaaaatgtaTTTACTGTCCTCACCAACCATTCCTCCTCAAGGGAGAACTAActtctcaataaaaatcacatgTTTGAACTTTTTATAGAATTCCTGTAAGGAATGCAAATGTTAGCAAGTTACACACGCACCTGATGGGTAATTAACTTTTGACCTCATTTTCCACTTACAAGGGAAGGAATTGCCACTTGAGCTAGAGCACATTGACCATTGCCAAAGTTTATATTAATGGGGAAGAATATAACTACACAAATCAAATTAGTTACCTCTCATCTGCAATCATAGGCACTAATTTAAATACAGTACTATACAAGCATGCGCATAAGGTTATCATATTTTCTCTTGTTTGTTTCTGATTAACTGAGTCTGTAACGATCCTCATTTGAAGATTGAAAAAACAgcttcttttattatattatagaGCATACTTTTGATTCTGCTTTTTTGCCTTTTATATGTGATTGATGGGGAGTACTTCTCTCTGTATGACTATGATAATTAAGTTATATTGTCCTTTCAACTTCATCAAATGTATTTCTTTCAGATCCTATATCTGATCCTGCTTTTTTATTGCAGGGCAAGACTCAAAACTATTCTGCTACACTGAGACGAATCTTCCCAAACATCCAACAAATTGATTCTGATGTATTTGCTTAAAAGTTTTTTGTGGCTATAACTTTTCTCAGGACCTTTGTAGTTGAAAGCCCCAGCCAGAAGTAATAATCCTACATTAGTTAGTTCTTCTGCATGCTTTTTCCAGGGTTTTAATGGAATGTTGCCGCCTTCAGCTAATAATAGGCCGAGTGTTCACCAATCAGGCTTGCAGGCAAAGTGTGGTTTCAGAGGTTTCTTAAAAGTAGTGGTTTGATAGGAACACCCTTGATACAGGGAATTGTATACTGATCAAGCATGGGATATTCTAGACTCATATGCTTGCTCATTGGTTATGAGGCATTTAAGATGCTTTTAACTAATGTTTCCTGagaccaccttcttcttcctcatttcCTACTGGCCAACTTTTGAGTTTAAAGtaaatttgtttctttgttaTGGTTGTTTTTAGCAACTTTTGTTAGTTATTCTGTTATGGACGAGGATGTATGATGAAACGCTGTGACCGCATAAAGATGTAATTAGTATTAGAAACTTCATTTGGAGGATCTATAAAGATTTATTTAACATCGGTTCCAGAATGATCAAGTAAAATggcatttcttttttatactgTTGGCTTGAGAGTTATTGCATGATTTGAAAAGCTTAATTCAACTCAATCTTTAGCATGAGTAGATTGAATTTTTTGTCATATCATtcattattaatagtttaaataGATATTAAAATTGTGATACTTACAGTTTGTTTAAATAATGAtagtttggtaaaatttaattcggttattttaaaatagattgATAGGAATAGAAATTTTTACTGTTGGGACATGCTTGGTTATTCATAATTGAGGCCTATCTTCAAACTTTGATCAGAGCTAATTAAGATTCAACCTTTTACCCATATTACCTGGGGACAGGTTGACAATATCTTCGATGTATGTGTGTATTTGAATTCTGGATGTCATGGATACACCACACCAGGTGTCAACTAGTTGAAAACTACAAGGCTCTTCTTAgcattatattaaaaattaatgttaatatGACTAATGATGTATTAGTTGATAAAAGTGCGTAGTTCTCACTAATTATGCCAAGATCAACAAGAATCTGTCTCTCAGCTCATTGAGCTagtattttcttcttaaaataaagTCGTTTGCggaaaaatattaatgagaaTAATGCTATTATTCAGAACACTGTCCTCTATAAACAACTAAATTTCAGTCGCATGGCATTACATGAGTGTCCCATTTCCTTTTGCCTGCACGCTAGAGGGAGAGGCACATGACTGTCCAACAAGCCCCTTCTAACTGCTCCTTTTTATAGAAAAAGGGGTTTGTGGTAGGTTCCTCGTCCTCCGGAGcaaatatgcatttttttggTATCGCCGCTGGCACTGATGAGACAGCCTCACAATGAGAGTAGAACACACATATGAAGTGATAGTTACACAAGAAAAATATGAAGTAGCCACCACTAGGGTATAATATAGGCTACTCATCTTTGTCTTTAACGATTGATTGCTGACTCGGTAGTGTAttccttattttaatttaagcAGTCATTGGCAGAACTACTCACCGGATGACTCCTCCAATGGCATCTCATTCAAGCCAGTAATATCTCGGGCTCTTGCAAAAAACACAACTTTTATTGTAGCTGTAAAGGTAACAGATGAACCCCTCAAGTCACTTGTATTATTATTGTCCACAGTTTCAGTCTTAATTTTTGCTTCCATATCAGAGAACACCCAACCCAATCGTTTATTGGAGATTAAGCATAATTTCTGGCAACAGTAACACTGCAATTTCAAATTTAgtattgatgatgccgaaaatcgtcagtaagtcaTACGGTCCTCACGTGCCTTTGACTagaacctgcacaacacaaaagctgaagaccttaagaggTGTACtagtgtggtaccggccaaataccctccgacggtCAAGGTAGAGAAATCTCTTGTTCGTAACTCTAGAATACCAGAGCTAGGGTGAATCAtgcgtaccttgctttgtgagggttttggggtatttataatAGCGTAGGGCTGAAATTCATGCCTTggtcaagaagttctttccttctaggagagtaactcgTGGATTTTGCGTATCTCTTAAAGttattttccttataggagtcttcttaatTAGGGTTAggcgtgtagcgcaagaactctCCTTATACACGTATGCGTGGAGATCAAGTAAAGTTATGGATGGAGGTTTAATTGACATCTTCAGCTTATTCCCGTCAGCCTACAGCATCGTCCCTTTTCAGGGTCGTCAGCTTACTCTCTTCAACTTACTACCTTCAGTTTACTATCTTCAGCTTACTCTCTTCAGCTTACTATCGTAAGCTTATTGTGCCCAAGATGTAGCTGTCAGGCATGAGGTGAAGCTGTAGACTTTGCAAGAAGGTGGTTTCATATGAGTGAAGCTGATGACCTTATTATATCTATCGCTCTTTGTTTCGTCATGGcctaattacaaaattattctTATCAAGTATCATCACAAAGATTTAGTACTCATAACAAAATTAACTGCTACATTCAAATTACAATTAATAAATCAATGCTAGAAGAGACTTTTTTTTACATGTTGAATAAATATCATTTGTGAAATACCCCTAACAGTTGTACATTGCCAATAGTGGCCCTACAGCTTGAAGAATAAATTGCAAATTCAAGCCTGTTAAGTAAGTAAACCCTAAAGACATAgattattaataataaactcATCTTGGAGAAATGAATTCTCAAGATTCGAGGTGGTAAAATCCATGCAAAGGTCGGTGAAAAAAAGATTTCCCTTCACGGAGATGGATCAGTATCTCAGAAGGAAAAATCTGCACAAAATGCTTGCTTGGGATACATGACAGAGTCTCTTTCTGACAAGCATGTTACTTTTATGCCTGTATTTTTCACCCCTACAACAGATAGTGTAACCAAGAACCATACATTGACTACATGTAATGTAAGGATGGGTTTGGTTCAACTTTTTGAAACtaggctttttgaaaaagtgaggtTTTCAAAAAGTGCGATATGAAATTGGACTTTTTGTaaaaactgagtgtttggtaaaaactgtAAAAAAGTGTTTTTCGAAAAAATTGAGTGTTTAGTATTACTTATaaaaggacaatgtatatataaatagaattctttgttttaattacctctcttaatgcaagttatggacACAATATTCTTACAAGAATGTTACAACAAAGTCtatatgacaagttgttaatggtaggaaaaaaaaatgtcactagtAGGTCTAGATGAGAACTAATAACAGCTTACTATataaactttattatgaaattgttataaaaatattctctcaatactactattttttttttctaaaaaaaaatagtactaatttaaaaaattttgagatataataaaatgtcacaatattttcacaatactaatttaaaattaacctttataaaataaaattttattaacattatagttgtaaaaaaaaattgtgaaataatcTCTATATTTCCTTCCACATTACTTtacccaaatccaaaaactcttttaaacttttctctttcacttttttctcaTCCGCTAGTTCActtcttcctcatcttcttatattccttttctttttctttcctccacACAAAACCCCAC
This genomic stretch from Castanea sativa cultivar Marrone di Chiusa Pesio chromosome 1, ASM4071231v1 harbors:
- the LOC142626880 gene encoding uncharacterized protein LOC142626880 gives rise to the protein MGNTKDTQKVKDTKTNFRRSQPMQNLLLEILADEARHGNKQSNTFKHASYAKVAEVITEKFMTECTPKHVEHRFKTLKTNWNTIALLRNKKSGFGWNDDLKMITCDRTVYDEEVTAHSNHAQFLNKKIEMFDEMSLVVGKDMATGGFSKGVGDIGVEELDDSPPLVDADVDDISKKKQVDPSHVASNETRSHKKRSHATIIEDAVYQDLSIQLGKVASAIEKISENQLNVGSLYEEVMKMDGFEENMLAAAFDHLNGDEKQARSFMLKNDKLRRQWLQKFFDNYLNQF
- the LOC142622315 gene encoding protein phosphatase 1 regulatory inhibitor subunit PPP1R7 homolog, whose amino-acid sequence is MEATRTPAGSDPVAEEEEEDDSSSTVLDLTSFQLHDLESVELPLSLTELDLTANRLSSLDSRIGTLSNLKKLSFRQNLIHDDALEPISSWDALSALEELVLRDNKLMKIPDVGIFKKLLVFDVSFNEITSLHGLCKVSNTLKELYVSKNQVSKIEEIDHFYGLLILELGCNRLRVMENFQNLTNLQELWLGRNRIKVVNLCGLKCIKKISLQSNRLTSTRGFEDCVALEELYLSHNGIAKMEGLSSLVNLRVLDVSSNKITQVNDIQNLTQLEDLWLNDNQIESFEDLAEAVAGSKEKLTTIYLENNPCGKTQNYSATLRRIFPNIQQIDSDVFA